The Pantoea sp. At-9b genome includes a window with the following:
- the rpsC gene encoding 30S ribosomal protein S3 has product MGQKVHPNGIRLGIVKPWNSTWFANTKEFADNLDSDFKVRQFLTKELAKASVSRIVIERPAKSIRVTIHTARPGIVIGKKGEDVEKLRTVVANIAGVPAQINIAEVRKPELDAKLVADSITSQLERRVMFRRAMKRAVQNAMRLGAKGIKVEVSGRLGGAEIARTEWYREGRVPLHTLRADIDYNTSEAHTTYGVIGVKVWIFKGEILGGMAAVEQPEPAAQPKKQQRKGRK; this is encoded by the coding sequence ATGGGTCAGAAAGTACATCCTAATGGTATTCGCCTGGGTATTGTAAAACCATGGAACTCTACCTGGTTTGCGAACACCAAAGAATTCGCTGACAACCTGGACAGCGATTTTAAAGTACGTCAGTTCCTGACTAAAGAACTGGCAAAAGCGTCTGTATCACGCATCGTTATCGAGCGTCCGGCTAAGAGCATCCGTGTGACCATTCACACCGCTCGTCCGGGTATCGTTATCGGTAAGAAAGGTGAAGACGTTGAGAAACTGCGTACGGTCGTCGCGAATATCGCTGGCGTTCCTGCACAGATCAACATCGCTGAAGTCCGTAAACCGGAACTGGACGCGAAACTGGTAGCTGACAGCATCACTTCACAGCTGGAGCGTCGTGTGATGTTCCGTCGTGCTATGAAGCGTGCAGTTCAGAACGCCATGCGTCTGGGCGCGAAGGGTATTAAAGTTGAAGTTAGCGGCCGTCTGGGCGGCGCGGAAATCGCACGTACCGAATGGTACCGCGAAGGTCGCGTACCGTTGCACACTCTGCGTGCTGACATTGACTACAACACCTCTGAAGCGCACACCACTTATGGTGTAATCGGCGTTAAGGTATGGATCTTCAAAGGTGAGATCCTGGGTGGTATGGCTGCTGTTGAACAACCGGAACCGGCTGCTCAACCTAAAAAGCAGCAGCGTAAAGGCCGTAAGTAA
- the rplV gene encoding 50S ribosomal protein L22 — protein METIAQHRHARSSAQKVRLVADLIRGKKVSQALDILTYTNKKAAVLVKKVLESAIANAEHNDGADIDDLKVAKIFVDEGPSMKRIMPRAKGRADRILKRTSHITVVVSDR, from the coding sequence ATGGAAACTATTGCTCAACATCGCCATGCTCGTTCTTCTGCTCAGAAGGTTCGCCTCGTTGCTGACCTGATTCGCGGTAAGAAAGTGTCGCAGGCTCTGGATATTCTGACTTACACCAACAAGAAAGCGGCTGTACTGGTTAAGAAAGTCCTGGAATCTGCCATTGCTAACGCCGAACACAACGATGGCGCTGATATCGACGATCTGAAAGTTGCGAAAATTTTCGTAGATGAAGGCCCAAGCATGAAGCGCATTATGCCTCGTGCAAAAGGTCGTGCAGATCGCATCCTGAAGCGCACCAGCCACATTACTGTGGTTGTGTCCGATCGCTGA
- the rpsS gene encoding 30S ribosomal protein S19 has protein sequence MPRSLKKGPFIDLHLLKKVEKAVESGDKKPLRTWSRRSTIFPNMIGLTIAVHNGRQHVPVFVSDEMVGHKLGEFAPTRTYRGHAADKKAKKK, from the coding sequence ATGCCACGTTCTCTCAAGAAAGGTCCTTTTATTGACCTGCACTTGCTGAAGAAGGTAGAGAAAGCGGTGGAAAGCGGAGACAAGAAGCCCCTGCGCACCTGGTCCCGTCGTTCAACGATCTTCCCTAACATGATCGGTTTGACCATCGCTGTCCATAATGGTCGTCAGCACGTTCCTGTCTTTGTTTCCGACGAAATGGTCGGCCACAAGCTGGGTGAATTTGCACCGACACGTACTTATCGCGGCCACGCTGCTGATAAGAAAGCCAAGAAGAAATAA